The DNA window TCGCGTACGGAAGAGAAGTTAGTGGAGATGTCCAATGGGTGTATATGCTGTACGCTTCGCGATGACTTGATTAAGGAAATAGAGAAATTAGCAATAGAAGACAGATTTGATTATATCTTGATTGAATCTACGGGGATTAGTGAGCCGATTCCGATTGCTCAGACATTCTCATATGAGGATGAGGAGAGTGGAATTGACTTGACCTCTGTGGCTAGATTGGACTGCATGGTGACTGTAGTAGATGCTTATCGGTTCTGGCATGACTTTTCCTCGGGTGAAACATTGCTAGAACGGGGGGAAGCAACGGGTACAGAAGATACTCGCGATGTAGTTGATTTGTTGATCGATCAAATTGAAACATGCGATGTGTTGATTATCAATAAATGTGATCTCGTTAATGAAGATGAGCTGAAAGAACTCGAGGGCGTACTTCGTAAAATACAACCTAGTGCTAAATTGATTAGAACACAGAATGGCATCGTTGAACCGGGAGAAATTTTGAATACAGGGTTGTTCGATTTCGATAAAGCTAGCGTGTCCGCTGGTTGGATCAAAGAGTTAGAACAAGAGAGCCATATTCCTGAAACAGAAGAGTATGGGATTAGTTCGTTCGTTTATCGACGTAGAAGACCGTTTCATCCTGAGAGGTTGGCGGACTACATGGCGGATTGGCCCGTCGAGGTTGTCAGAGCAAAAGGGTTAATCTGGATCTCAGTTAAATCGGATCTTGCTGCAAGCTTTAGCCAGGCGGGTCCCTCCATTCAGTTCGGTCCTGCAGGTCACTGGCTTGCAGCTTTGTCTGAGGAAGAACAACAGGCTGTATTCACAAATGAACCTGAGGTTCTACAAACATGGGATCATATCTGGGGAGATAGGATGACAGAGATCGTTCTGATCGGTATACACATGGACAAAAGAGAAATTGAGCAACAGTTGGATCGCTGCCTCTTAACTACTGAGGAGATGAATATGGACTGGGCCTCATTCAGAAATCCGCTCCCATGGCTTAGTGATGAGGAACTCCTGTCAAAGCGCTAATTAACATAAATAGTTCAAGGAGGTGATACACGTGCGGGTAGTCGTAACATTGGCATGTACGGAATGTGGAGATCGTAACTATACAACGACCAAGAATAAACGAAACCATCCAGAGCGTTTGGAGCTGAGAAAATATTCCCCTCGTTTGAGAAAATATACGATCCATCGGGAAACTAGATAGAAATGAATAAAAAGAGGGATCAAGATGATTTTATCTTCAATGAAAAATGTAGTTTTTGGATACGGAGAAGCCCCCGTTCTAAACGGGGTTTCTCTGGATATACACTGCGGGGAGTTTATAGGAATTACAGGTCCTAACGGAGCAGCCAAAACTACGATGCTCAAATTGTTACTAGGTTTACTTAAGCCATGGAGCGGCACGGTTGAATTAAACAAGCATGCTCTAGGTGGGAAAAAGCTGCAAATCGGGTATGTGCCACAGCATATCGCTTCTTTTAACAGCGGGTTTCCCAGCCATGTGTTGGAACTAGTCCAATCAGGCTGCTATTCGCGGTTAGGTCTGTTCAAGCGATTCACACAAGAGAAGGCAGCTGTAGTAGAGCAAAGTCTTAAGCAAGTAGGGATGTGGGACTACAGGCACCGCAGGATTGGTGAGTTGTCTGGAGGGCAAAAGCAACGGATTTGTATTGCTAGAGCACTCGCTGGAGAGCCCAATGTGTTGATTCTAGATGAGCCGACAGCAGGAATGGACCAACAGAGCCGTATTGGATTATATCGGTTAATGAGGCACTGCGTAACAACACACGGGATTACGGTCATTATGGTTACTCATGGACTGGAAGAAACGGATGAATATCTGGACCGAGTTATATCTTTGGAACAAAGGGAAAGTGAGGAGTGGCAATGTTTGAGTACGAGTTCATGCAACGTGCATTTTGGGCCGGAGCCTGTATCGGAATAATTGCGCCGATATTGGGTGTCTATCTAATGTTACGACGTCAGGCATTGATGGCAGATACACTTTCTCATGTCTCTTTGGCCGGGGTAGCGCTAGGCTCTGTGCTTAGCCTTAATCCCATAGTTTGTGGGTTTGTTGTTGCCGTGATCGGCGGAATCCTAGTTGAACAATTAAGGAGAACCTACCGGACTTATAGTGAAGTTTCGGTTGCGATTATTATGACCTCGGGGTTAGCGCTTGCTATTGTTCTTATGAGTCTACGAAGTAATTTGAATAAAAGCTTTAGTTCATATTTATTTGGTTCAATCGTTGCTGTTAGCGATGCGCAACTCTGGCTAATTGCTGTTGTCGCAATGATCGGTGTTGGTTATTTCTTTGTTCTAAGAAGACCGCTATATAACCTAACATTTGATGAAGAAACGGCACAAATTGGTGGAATGCGTGTCAGAGGACTGACGTTTTCGTTCGCTGTATTAACCGGTATGACGGTGGCTGCTGCAATGCCGATTGTTGGTGTTCTACTTGTATCCTCTCTGATGGTACTTCCCGCCTCATTGGCGTTACGAATAGCAAGAGGTTTTACAGCAGCTATAATTATGTCCGTGATCATCGGGTTCATAGGTATATTCAGCGGATTGACCGCTTCTTATTATATCAATACACCTCCGGGAGGAACGATTGCGTTAGTGTTGTTAATTTTACTTTTAATTGGGATTGGGATTCAGCGACTACGGCTTGGATCTCACAAACGAAGAGCCCGTGCTAGCTGGAGAAAGGGAATAGAAATGAATGAACAAGGATACCCCAAAAAAGGAGAGTCTCATTTTGAAATTTAAAAATCAAGTATTTATGACATGTATATTAGGATTGATATTCATTGTATCTGGTTGTGGTGGAGGAACGAATAATAGTGGCTCTATGGCAGATAGCGCTAATTCGAACGATTTTGGAAATAGCAAGGTAGTTCGATCGGAGAAACTAAAGATTCAAGTTAGCTTTTATCCCATGTATGAATTTACCAAAAATGTTGCTGGCGATTTAGCTGAGGTGGAAGTTCTGGTTCCTGGGGGAATCGAGCCTCATGATTGGGAACCTACGCCACAAGACATCAAGAAAATAGTAGATTCCGATGTGTTAGTCTATAACGGTGCAGGGATGGAATCTTGGATTGATCAGGTGTTATCTGCCGTGGGTAATGATAACCTAGTGAAGATAGAAGCGAGTCATGGTCTGGATATAATGGTAGGCTCGGAAGAAGAAGCTCATGAACATGAAGAAGAACCTCACGATCACGATGGAGAAGAAGCTCACCATCATGATCATGACGGTATGGACCCGCATGTATGGCTATCTCCAGCCCTAGCGATCAAGGAAGTTCGTAATATTGAAGCAGGGCTTGCGGAAGCGGTGCCTGATCATAAGGATGAGTTTAAGAAGAACGCTGACAACTATGTAGCTAAATTGGAACAGTTAGATCAGGAATTTATAGATGGATTAACAAATACAAAGAGGAAAGACTTTATTACGCAACATGCTGCTTTTGGTTATTTGGCTCAAGCATATGGACTAACACAGGTTCCGATTGCTGGCTTATCTCCTGAGCAAGAACCTTCTGCGGCGATGATGACGGAAATCGTGAAGTTTGCGAAGGACAATAAGGTGAAAACCATTTTCTTCGAGACGCTAGTTTCTTCAAAGGTGGCAGATACCATAGCGAAAGAGATTGGCGCAAAGACCGCCGTACTTAATCCAATAGAAGGACTTACGGAAGAAGACAAGACTAATCAATTAGATTACTTGGGTATTATGCGTCAGAATCTAAAAAGCCTACAGGCTGCGCTAAACGAATAGACGTGATGTTCGAATTACGAATGACTATTTAGGTCAATGTCTCCCATCTTGTCCACATTTCCTGCGGATTTATCGTATAAATCTCATGATCACGAATCATCATCTGATGCATGATGAATTCCCGACGGATGGTCGCGTAATCCTCATGATATTGTTTAATGAAATCGTTGATCTCTTTCTCCGTATATTGGCGACTTGGCTCAAGTGAAGATACGAGATGCTCTAGAACTATCAGTTTCTTCTTGAGTTGAACGGGTAACTGCTTCAATTTCCCTTCAGAAGTGAAGAAATTTCTAATAACGGAATCTTTCATGCGCTGTTGTTGATCATTCATTGGTTCCAAGCCTCCCAGAGTATTTATATTTTTGTAGATTAAATCAGCTGTTGCATTAGCGCTATTCTTGATGAAGTAGTGATTCAAGGAGAAATAAATCGTATTCTTCTCCCGACGTTCGCAGATCAAACTGGCTTCGCGAAGTTTGGAGGCATGGTGGGTAATGGTAGCCGGAGTAACAAATAATTTCTCGGCCAGCACTTGACCATTTAGTTCTCCACCCGATAATAAGAGCAGAATTTTGATTCTCGTTGGATCAGCAAGAGCCTTATGATAGTTAACAATCTTATCTAATTGCATAGATCAAGCCTCCTGACTGTTAATTTAACACTTATCTAATTTGATATTTGTTAAATTAGATATTACAGACAATAGAAATTATTGTCAACAGATACTAAGACATAACAAAAAAAGTAGTGATTCTGGAGACGTACTCTTCTCTAGAATCACTACTTTTAGGCTATGCCTTTCTTGGTGGAGCCGATTTAAAGGATTTACCCATCGGTTTTTTCTTGTTAAAAGGTTTGGGTTTTCTTGGCGATGTGGGCGTGGCTTCCTTTGCAGGTGGAGTTGTAACCAACATTGGATAAGGATGATCTTTCACTTCGGAAATCGACTTTCCGATCACTTTCTGTATATCCTTGAGATAAGGTATTTCTTCAATTTCGCAGAAGGAGATGGCAGTCCCGCTTAGACCCGCTCTACCCGTACGGCCAATTCGATGGACATAGGTTTCAGGAATATTAGGGAGATTGTAGTTGAATACATGAGAGAGTTCATCAATATCTATACCTCTCGCCGCGATATCTGTTGCCACGAGTACCCGTGTGACGCCACTTTTGAAATTACTAAGTGCATTCTGACGGGCATTTTGCGATTTATTACCATGAATGGCCTGGGCGGTAATATTTGCTTTGGTTAGCTCACGCACAACTCGGTCAGCACCATGTTTTGTACGAGTGAACACAAGTGCCGAAGCGATGGATTTGTCTTGAAGTAGGTCAATTAATAATTTCTGCTTGTTTCCCTTATCTACGAAATAGACACATTGTTGAATCTTATCGGCTGTCGAAGACACCGGGGTGATTTCCACTTTTACCGGATTAACAAGGATCGATTTAACCATAGTAGAAATTTCTGGTGGCATGGTTGCCGAGAAGAACAGGGTTTGTTTTTGCTTGGGGATCTTCGCGATGATCCTTTTCACATCATGAATAAAGCCCATATCTAGCATTCTGTCGGCTTCGTCTAGCACAAAGATTTTGACATGTTGTAAATCAATTAGTTTTTGATTCATTAGATCGATCAGTCTGCCTGGGGTTGCAACAACGATATCTGCACCTTGTTTGAGAGATCGCTCCTGCGAAATTTGTGATACGCCACCAAAGACAGCGCAACAGCGTAACCCGGTGTATTTGCCATAGGCTTGAAAGCTATCAATTATTTGAAGGGCAAGTTCCCTAGTCGGAGTTAATATTAATGAGCGGACATGACGGTGATTTGGTTTGCCGCTTTGCTGCTGGCTTAAGAGCTGTATAATTGGAACGGCAAATGCAGCCGTTTTTCCTGTTCCGGTCTGAGCGCACCCCAGTAAATCTCGGCCGGCTAACACTGGCGGGATGGCCTGTTCCTGTATAGGTGTTGGTTTCGTATAGTTTTCATTACTTAAAGCTTTCAAAATTGCGGGTATAATATTCAGTTCCTTAAATGTCATTATGTCTCCTTAGTTTGAAAAAAAGTATTGCGAAAAATCAGTCTGTTCACGGTCTAACTTACTCGCATTCCTCTATTGTACCATCTATAACGTTTTCGGGTTTACTTTTTCATTGTTATCTACCGTCTTTAGCATCTTTTGGTAAGATAAATGTTTCCTTACGAGCTATACTTTTATCCTGGAGT is part of the Paenibacillus segetis genome and encodes:
- the rpmG gene encoding 50S ribosomal protein L33, producing the protein MRVVVTLACTECGDRNYTTTKNKRNHPERLELRKYSPRLRKYTIHRETR
- a CDS encoding metal ABC transporter permease; translation: MAMFEYEFMQRAFWAGACIGIIAPILGVYLMLRRQALMADTLSHVSLAGVALGSVLSLNPIVCGFVVAVIGGILVEQLRRTYRTYSEVSVAIIMTSGLALAIVLMSLRSNLNKSFSSYLFGSIVAVSDAQLWLIAVVAMIGVGYFFVLRRPLYNLTFDEETAQIGGMRVRGLTFSFAVLTGMTVAAAMPIVGVLLVSSLMVLPASLALRIARGFTAAIIMSVIIGFIGIFSGLTASYYINTPPGGTIALVLLILLLIGIGIQRLRLGSHKRRARASWRKGIEMNEQGYPKKGESHFEI
- a CDS encoding metal ABC transporter substrate-binding protein; this encodes MTCILGLIFIVSGCGGGTNNSGSMADSANSNDFGNSKVVRSEKLKIQVSFYPMYEFTKNVAGDLAEVEVLVPGGIEPHDWEPTPQDIKKIVDSDVLVYNGAGMESWIDQVLSAVGNDNLVKIEASHGLDIMVGSEEEAHEHEEEPHDHDGEEAHHHDHDGMDPHVWLSPALAIKEVRNIEAGLAEAVPDHKDEFKKNADNYVAKLEQLDQEFIDGLTNTKRKDFITQHAAFGYLAQAYGLTQVPIAGLSPEQEPSAAMMTEIVKFAKDNKVKTIFFETLVSSKVADTIAKEIGAKTAVLNPIEGLTEEDKTNQLDYLGIMRQNLKSLQAALNE
- a CDS encoding GTP-binding protein, with the protein product MNKRKIPATVLCGYLGSGKTTLLNHLLNNRKGLKVAVIVNDMSEINIDADLIQAGANLSRTEEKLVEMSNGCICCTLRDDLIKEIEKLAIEDRFDYILIESTGISEPIPIAQTFSYEDEESGIDLTSVARLDCMVTVVDAYRFWHDFSSGETLLERGEATGTEDTRDVVDLLIDQIETCDVLIINKCDLVNEDELKELEGVLRKIQPSAKLIRTQNGIVEPGEILNTGLFDFDKASVSAGWIKELEQESHIPETEEYGISSFVYRRRRPFHPERLADYMADWPVEVVRAKGLIWISVKSDLAASFSQAGPSIQFGPAGHWLAALSEEEQQAVFTNEPEVLQTWDHIWGDRMTEIVLIGIHMDKREIEQQLDRCLLTTEEMNMDWASFRNPLPWLSDEELLSKR
- a CDS encoding DUF2087 domain-containing protein — its product is MQLDKIVNYHKALADPTRIKILLLLSGGELNGQVLAEKLFVTPATITHHASKLREASLICERREKNTIYFSLNHYFIKNSANATADLIYKNINTLGGLEPMNDQQQRMKDSVIRNFFTSEGKLKQLPVQLKKKLIVLEHLVSSLEPSRQYTEKEINDFIKQYHEDYATIRREFIMHQMMIRDHEIYTINPQEMWTRWETLT
- a CDS encoding metal ABC transporter ATP-binding protein translates to MILSSMKNVVFGYGEAPVLNGVSLDIHCGEFIGITGPNGAAKTTMLKLLLGLLKPWSGTVELNKHALGGKKLQIGYVPQHIASFNSGFPSHVLELVQSGCYSRLGLFKRFTQEKAAVVEQSLKQVGMWDYRHRRIGELSGGQKQRICIARALAGEPNVLILDEPTAGMDQQSRIGLYRLMRHCVTTHGITVIMVTHGLEETDEYLDRVISLEQRESEEWQCLSTSSCNVHFGPEPVSE
- a CDS encoding DEAD/DEAH box helicase, which produces MTFKELNIIPAILKALSNENYTKPTPIQEQAIPPVLAGRDLLGCAQTGTGKTAAFAVPIIQLLSQQQSGKPNHRHVRSLILTPTRELALQIIDSFQAYGKYTGLRCCAVFGGVSQISQERSLKQGADIVVATPGRLIDLMNQKLIDLQHVKIFVLDEADRMLDMGFIHDVKRIIAKIPKQKQTLFFSATMPPEISTMVKSILVNPVKVEITPVSSTADKIQQCVYFVDKGNKQKLLIDLLQDKSIASALVFTRTKHGADRVVRELTKANITAQAIHGNKSQNARQNALSNFKSGVTRVLVATDIAARGIDIDELSHVFNYNLPNIPETYVHRIGRTGRAGLSGTAISFCEIEEIPYLKDIQKVIGKSISEVKDHPYPMLVTTPPAKEATPTSPRKPKPFNKKKPMGKSFKSAPPRKA